One genomic segment of candidate division KSB1 bacterium includes these proteins:
- a CDS encoding PP2C family protein-serine/threonine phosphatase: protein MLEPKTFYRKLDALLTTIGREKSGKNFLFTILRAIEQNFSVDLHISNGRIYEEVGDEFVQVRRPGQSKSMRGAVRLAADAEAVKLLLKYGSYIYDDPALSIDRAISQQEEYAIPAAFTVGRSPNERWIVVFELKAGWVREEIEFCMNAVRAALNYRLFSDAVKSGLEQAAHIQNSLLPQTPPHIQGYEIAGRSQPAELVGGDLFDYFPFSNEMFGVSIGDASGHGLPAALLVRDVVTGLRMGLEEQMKMVHTLKKLNRVIHRSTYSTRFVSLFYGEIESNGHIIYANAGHPSPLLIRGTAVTELRPTGIILGALPELAIHRSLANFEPGAVMAMYSDGIFERRNPEGEAFGLERLQSLIMTNQEKSAAEILETVFNTVFAFGENAKWEDDATLVIIKRLAA, encoded by the coding sequence ATGCTCGAGCCAAAGACATTTTATCGCAAACTCGATGCCCTGCTGACTACCATTGGCCGGGAGAAATCCGGCAAGAATTTTTTGTTTACCATTTTGCGCGCCATCGAACAGAATTTCAGTGTGGATTTGCACATCAGCAACGGCCGCATCTATGAAGAAGTGGGAGATGAATTCGTCCAGGTGCGTCGCCCCGGACAGTCCAAAAGCATGCGCGGCGCGGTCCGGCTGGCCGCCGACGCCGAGGCGGTGAAACTGCTGCTCAAATACGGCAGCTACATTTATGATGATCCCGCGCTCAGCATCGACCGCGCCATCAGCCAGCAGGAGGAATACGCCATTCCCGCGGCCTTCACCGTGGGGCGCAGCCCCAACGAACGCTGGATCGTGGTGTTCGAGCTCAAGGCCGGCTGGGTGCGCGAGGAAATCGAGTTCTGCATGAATGCCGTGCGCGCGGCGTTGAATTACCGCCTGTTCTCCGATGCCGTCAAAAGCGGGCTGGAGCAGGCGGCGCACATTCAGAACAGCCTGCTGCCGCAGACCCCGCCGCACATTCAGGGCTATGAGATCGCCGGCCGTTCCCAGCCGGCGGAGCTGGTGGGCGGGGATTTGTTCGACTATTTTCCGTTCAGCAATGAAATGTTCGGCGTCAGCATTGGCGATGCCAGCGGCCACGGCCTGCCGGCCGCGCTGCTGGTGCGGGATGTGGTGACCGGCTTGCGCATGGGTTTGGAAGAGCAAATGAAAATGGTGCACACGCTCAAGAAGCTCAACCGGGTGATTCATCGCAGCACTTATTCCACCCGCTTCGTGTCGCTGTTTTATGGTGAAATCGAAAGCAATGGCCACATCATCTATGCCAATGCCGGCCATCCTTCGCCGCTGCTCATTCGCGGCACCGCGGTGACGGAACTGCGGCCCACCGGCATCATTCTGGGTGCGCTGCCCGAGCTCGCGATTCATCGTTCCCTGGCCAACTTCGAGCCGGGCGCGGTCATGGCGATGTACAGCGACGGCATCTTCGAACGCCGCAACCCCGAGGGCGAGGCGTTCGGCCTGGAACGGCTGCAGAGCTTGATCATGACCAACCAGGAAAAAAGCGCTGCCGAAATTCTCGAGACGGTGTTCAATACCGTGTTCGCATTCGGCGAAAACGCCAAGTGGGAGGACGACGCCACGCTGGTGATCATCAAACGCCTGGCGGCGTGA
- a CDS encoding cobalamin B12-binding domain-containing protein: protein MERKIRVLVGKLGLDGHDRGAKIIASALRDAGFEVIYSGLHQTPEMIVEAALQEDVEVIGISMLSGAHMTLFPRVLELMKKNDMSDVLLLAGGTIPPDDAAALERMGVARVFGPGTDTRDIIALIREWAARRN from the coding sequence ATGGAGCGCAAAATTCGTGTGCTGGTGGGCAAGCTCGGACTTGATGGTCATGACCGCGGCGCCAAAATCATCGCCAGCGCCCTGCGGGATGCCGGCTTCGAAGTGATCTATTCCGGGCTGCATCAAACCCCGGAGATGATCGTCGAAGCCGCGCTGCAGGAGGACGTCGAAGTCATCGGCATCTCGATGCTCTCCGGCGCGCATATGACGCTGTTTCCGCGTGTGCTGGAGCTGATGAAAAAGAACGACATGTCCGACGTGCTCCTGCTTGCCGGCGGCACCATCCCGCCGGATGACGCGGCCGCGCTGGAGCGCATGGGTGTCGCACGCGTTTTCGGCCCGGGCACCGACACCCGTGACATCATCGCCCTGATCCGCGAGTGGGCGGCCAGGCGCAATTGA
- a CDS encoding thioredoxin domain-containing protein: MRISNGHAVVFAFAVLALAGLVASHFKLHHVVLPPPPLAVAQQLAEDDMNPFAADFAEHLAHGRKPNRLIHEKSPYLLQHAFNPVDWYPWGEEAFAKARRENKPIFLSIGYATCHWCHVMERESFENDSIAALMNEHYVCIKVDREERPDVDRVYMAVVQALTGAGGWPLSAWLTPELKPFYAGTYFPPEPRHGRPGFPQLLLQLSRVWREQRAQVLATSTQIIQAMQQEVAAAEAARPVDFAALARHAFAQFRQSYDERLGGFGGAPKFPRPAVFHFLLRYYARTQEKSALAMTLHTLRCMWAGGIYDHLGGGFHRYAVDAYWRVPHFEKMLYDQAQLACAYLEAYQLTREEFYARVAREVLDYVLRDMTHPEGGFYSAEDADSAPDPAHPAEKEEGACYLWRKQEIVNLLGGKQAEIFCYLYGVSDSGNTISDPHGEFRDRNVLYAARTPAEAAAHFALPETAINEIRARGRAQLFAARLQRPRPLRDDKIITAWNGLMISAFARAYQVLEERVYLEAAQRAAAFVLARNFDPAGATLKRRYRDGESRHPAQLEDYAFFVQGLLDLYEAGFEIAWLQLAEQLTETQNRIFYDAAGGGFFDTAGDDDRILLRMKDEYDGAEPSGNAVAAANLLRLAQMLDKPQWWELALQTLQRFATRLEKIPQAAPQMLATMDFSRNQPAQIILAGDPQAEDTRTLLRAVQQRFRPNKILLLAGGDGWEYLCEKLPVLNAMTMHDGRATAYVCENYACQLPTTDAAVLTRLLSGSEKPAAE; this comes from the coding sequence GTGAGAATTTCAAACGGACACGCGGTCGTCTTCGCCTTTGCCGTGCTCGCGCTTGCCGGTCTGGTCGCGAGCCATTTCAAGCTGCATCACGTGGTTCTGCCGCCCCCGCCACTTGCCGTTGCTCAACAGCTAGCCGAGGATGACATGAACCCTTTCGCTGCCGACTTTGCCGAACATCTGGCGCATGGCCGCAAACCCAACCGCCTGATTCATGAGAAAAGCCCCTATCTCCTGCAGCATGCCTTCAATCCGGTGGACTGGTATCCCTGGGGCGAGGAGGCGTTCGCCAAAGCGCGGCGCGAGAACAAGCCCATCTTTCTCTCCATCGGCTATGCCACCTGCCATTGGTGCCACGTCATGGAGCGCGAGTCCTTCGAGAACGACAGCATTGCGGCCCTCATGAACGAGCACTACGTCTGCATCAAGGTCGATCGCGAGGAGCGTCCGGATGTCGATCGTGTTTACATGGCAGTGGTGCAGGCCCTGACGGGCGCCGGCGGCTGGCCGCTCTCGGCGTGGCTGACACCGGAGCTCAAGCCGTTCTACGCCGGCACCTATTTCCCGCCGGAGCCGCGCCATGGCCGGCCGGGTTTCCCGCAGCTTTTGTTGCAGCTCAGCCGTGTCTGGCGGGAGCAGCGCGCACAGGTGCTGGCGACGAGCACGCAAATCATTCAGGCCATGCAGCAGGAGGTTGCCGCGGCAGAGGCGGCGCGGCCGGTGGATTTCGCCGCCCTGGCACGCCATGCTTTTGCACAATTCCGTCAAAGCTATGATGAACGTCTGGGCGGTTTTGGCGGCGCGCCCAAATTTCCGCGGCCGGCGGTGTTCCATTTTCTCCTGCGCTATTATGCCCGCACGCAGGAGAAAAGCGCGCTCGCCATGACGCTGCACACACTGCGCTGTATGTGGGCTGGCGGCATCTATGACCATCTCGGCGGCGGCTTTCACCGCTACGCCGTGGATGCCTATTGGCGCGTGCCGCATTTCGAAAAAATGTTGTATGATCAGGCACAACTGGCATGCGCTTATTTGGAAGCTTATCAGCTCACCCGGGAGGAATTTTATGCCCGGGTGGCCCGCGAGGTGCTGGATTACGTGCTGCGCGACATGACGCATCCCGAAGGCGGCTTCTATTCGGCGGAGGATGCCGACAGCGCGCCGGATCCCGCGCATCCCGCGGAAAAGGAGGAAGGCGCATGCTATCTGTGGCGCAAGCAGGAAATTGTGAACCTGCTCGGCGGTAAACAGGCCGAAATTTTCTGTTATCTCTACGGCGTGAGTGACAGCGGCAACACGATCAGTGATCCCCACGGTGAGTTCCGCGACCGCAACGTGCTGTATGCCGCCCGCACGCCGGCGGAAGCGGCGGCGCATTTTGCCCTGCCGGAAACGGCGATCAACGAAATCCGCGCACGCGGCCGGGCGCAATTATTCGCTGCGCGTCTGCAGCGACCGCGGCCGCTGCGTGATGACAAGATCATCACCGCCTGGAACGGCCTGATGATCTCGGCATTTGCCCGCGCTTATCAGGTGCTGGAGGAGCGCGTTTACCTCGAAGCGGCGCAGCGGGCAGCCGCATTCGTGCTCGCCCGCAACTTTGACCCCGCCGGCGCCACACTCAAACGCCGCTACCGGGACGGCGAGTCCAGGCACCCGGCGCAGCTCGAGGACTATGCCTTCTTCGTGCAGGGGCTGCTGGATTTGTATGAAGCCGGTTTCGAAATTGCCTGGTTGCAACTGGCCGAGCAGTTGACGGAAACGCAAAACCGCATTTTTTACGATGCCGCGGGCGGCGGCTTTTTCGATACGGCCGGGGATGATGACCGCATCCTGCTGCGCATGAAAGACGAGTATGACGGCGCCGAACCTTCCGGCAATGCGGTGGCGGCGGCCAACCTTCTCCGTCTCGCGCAAATGCTCGACAAACCGCAATGGTGGGAACTCGCCCTGCAAACCCTGCAACGCTTTGCCACCCGGCTGGAGAAAATTCCGCAGGCCGCGCCACAAATGCTCGCCACCATGGATTTCAGCCGGAACCAACCGGCGCAAATCATTCTCGCCGGCGATCCGCAGGCGGAGGATACGCGCACGCTGTTGCGCGCGGTGCAGCAACGCTTTCGACCCAACAAGATTTTGTTGCTGGCCGGCGGCGACGGGTGGGAGTATTTGTGCGAAAAATTGCCCGTCTTGAACGCGATGACCATGCACGATGGCCGGGCGACGGCCTACGTCTGCGAAAACTACGCCTGCCAGTTGCCGACCACTGACGCGGCCGTGCTCACCCGGCTTTTGTCAGGATCGGAAAAGCCGGCTGCGGAATGA
- a CDS encoding cytochrome c family protein translates to MAQIFHPSTNTLSKVSIFGAVFFVGGFLWLMLVLERSAYVTQANVVREQPVAFSHRHHVGQLGIDCRYCHTSVEESAFAGIPATKTCMTCHSQIHTTAPILEPVRESWRSDRAIAWVRVNDLPDFVYFNHSIHLKKGVGCVTCHGPIQEMALTWRENPLEMAWCLQCHRHPEKYVRPRDQVFSTTWQAGDQEKLGAQLVQEYQIRKLTDCSICHR, encoded by the coding sequence ATGGCTCAGATTTTTCACCCGAGTACGAACACTCTTTCCAAAGTCAGTATTTTCGGAGCAGTTTTTTTCGTGGGCGGCTTCCTGTGGTTGATGCTGGTGCTGGAGCGTTCCGCCTACGTGACGCAGGCCAATGTCGTGCGCGAGCAGCCGGTGGCGTTCAGCCATCGCCACCATGTCGGCCAGCTCGGCATTGACTGCCGTTACTGTCACACCTCCGTGGAAGAAAGTGCTTTCGCCGGCATTCCCGCCACCAAAACCTGCATGACCTGCCACTCCCAGATTCATACCACCGCCCCGATTCTCGAACCGGTGCGTGAGAGTTGGCGCAGCGATCGCGCGATCGCCTGGGTGCGGGTCAATGATCTCCCCGATTTCGTTTACTTCAACCACAGCATCCACCTGAAAAAGGGCGTAGGCTGCGTCACCTGTCACGGCCCGATTCAGGAGATGGCACTCACCTGGCGCGAAAACCCGCTGGAAATGGCCTGGTGCCTGCAATGCCATCGCCATCCGGAAAAATACGTCCGGCCGCGCGACCAGGTCTTCAGCACCACCTGGCAGGCCGGGGATCAGGAGAAACTGGGCGCCCAACTGGTGCAGGAATACCAGATCCGCAAACTAACCGATTGTTCCATTTGCCATCGATGA
- the glpK gene encoding glycerol kinase GlpK translates to MKYLLALDQGTTSSRSIIFDQEGNMRAWSQQEFTQYYPQPGWVEHDPEEIWQTQLATARAALQKAGLSAKDIAAIGITNQRETTLLWERKTGKAVHPAIVWQDRRTAALCDEIRATKWRQEISRRTGLVADPYFSATKIKWLLDNVAGLRPRARQGELAFGTIDTWLLWKLTGGKVHATDCSNASRTLLFNIHECDWDRELLALFDIPAALLPKVRPSSGLFGLAAAEWLGAEIPIAGIAGDQQAALFGQTCFKPGMLKNTYGTGCFMLMQTGAQAFASQHGLLTTIAWQIGGGQVQYALEGSVFVAGAVVQWLRDELQIIKSASEIEHLAAQVKDNGGVYLVPAFAGLGSPYWDAGARGTIVGLTRGTNRGHLARAALEAIAYQSRDLAEAMQEDAGITLTELRVDGGAVGNDLLMQFQADIVPTPVVRPAVTETTALGAAYLAGLAVGCWRDLDDLSRHWRAQTRFSPSMPEAERRQLYHNWRRAVGRAAGWLQND, encoded by the coding sequence ATGAAATACCTCCTGGCGTTGGATCAGGGCACCACCAGCAGCCGCAGTATCATCTTCGATCAGGAGGGGAACATGCGGGCCTGGTCGCAGCAGGAATTCACGCAGTACTATCCGCAGCCTGGCTGGGTGGAGCATGACCCCGAAGAAATCTGGCAAACGCAACTGGCCACTGCGCGCGCGGCATTGCAAAAAGCCGGGCTGAGTGCAAAGGACATTGCGGCGATAGGCATCACCAATCAACGCGAGACCACCCTGCTGTGGGAGCGCAAGACCGGAAAGGCCGTGCATCCCGCCATCGTCTGGCAGGATCGGCGCACCGCTGCGCTCTGCGATGAGATTCGCGCCACCAAGTGGCGCCAGGAAATTTCCCGGCGCACCGGCCTGGTGGCGGATCCCTATTTCTCCGCCACCAAAATCAAATGGCTGCTGGACAACGTCGCCGGACTGCGGCCGCGCGCCCGGCAGGGCGAACTCGCCTTCGGCACGATTGACACCTGGCTGTTGTGGAAGCTGACCGGCGGCAAAGTTCATGCGACGGATTGCTCGAATGCCTCCCGCACGCTGCTGTTCAACATTCATGAGTGCGATTGGGATCGCGAACTGCTGGCACTTTTCGACATCCCGGCGGCGTTGCTGCCCAAAGTGCGGCCCAGCAGCGGCCTGTTTGGGCTGGCGGCGGCGGAGTGGCTGGGCGCGGAGATTCCGATTGCCGGCATCGCCGGCGATCAACAAGCCGCGTTGTTCGGGCAAACCTGTTTCAAACCCGGCATGCTGAAAAACACTTATGGCACCGGCTGCTTCATGCTGATGCAAACCGGCGCACAGGCGTTTGCTTCGCAGCATGGTTTGCTGACCACGATTGCCTGGCAGATTGGCGGCGGCCAGGTGCAATACGCGCTCGAAGGCTCGGTGTTTGTCGCGGGCGCCGTGGTGCAGTGGCTGCGTGATGAGTTGCAGATCATCAAGTCAGCGTCGGAGATCGAGCACCTGGCGGCACAAGTAAAGGACAACGGCGGGGTCTATCTCGTGCCGGCTTTTGCCGGGCTGGGTTCGCCGTATTGGGATGCCGGGGCGCGTGGCACAATCGTGGGCTTGACCCGCGGCACCAATCGTGGTCACCTGGCGCGCGCGGCGCTGGAGGCGATTGCCTATCAGTCGCGCGACCTGGCCGAGGCCATGCAGGAAGACGCCGGCATCACCCTCACGGAATTGCGGGTGGATGGTGGCGCTGTGGGCAATGATTTGCTCATGCAGTTTCAGGCGGATATTGTGCCCACGCCGGTGGTGCGTCCGGCGGTGACCGAGACCACGGCGCTGGGCGCGGCTTATCTGGCGGGCCTGGCGGTGGGATGCTGGCGCGATCTCGATGATCTCAGCCGGCACTGGCGCGCACAGACACGCTTTTCCCCCTCGATGCCGGAGGCCGAGCGCCGGCAGCTTTATCATAACTGGCGCCGGGCCGTGGGCCGTGCCGCGGGATGGTTGCAAAACGACTGA
- a CDS encoding haloacid dehalogenase-like hydrolase: MKILLFDIDGTLIHSGGSGMHGMTLAFEELYGIANAFDGIVVSGRTDTLIFRDALAKHGLPWREQELERYKQRYFIHLAADLQRPRPQRRLMPGFPEVLERLRALPQFHLGLLTGNWYKAAEIKLQHFDLWKYFEFGAFSDDESDRNKLVPHALRRVRERYHFVPRNHDVYVIGDTPRDVACARPHGVVAIAVATGDYSLEQLRAAEPDHLFQDFSRPGEFLKIFLDG, translated from the coding sequence GTGAAGATTCTTCTGTTCGATATCGACGGTACGCTCATTCATTCCGGCGGCTCGGGCATGCACGGCATGACCCTGGCCTTCGAAGAGCTGTACGGCATTGCCAATGCGTTCGACGGCATCGTGGTCTCCGGCCGCACCGACACGCTGATTTTCCGTGATGCGCTCGCGAAACATGGCCTGCCCTGGCGCGAGCAGGAGCTGGAACGCTACAAACAACGCTATTTCATTCATCTCGCCGCCGACCTGCAGCGGCCGCGGCCCCAACGCCGCCTCATGCCGGGCTTTCCCGAAGTGCTCGAACGCTTGCGCGCCCTGCCGCAATTTCATCTCGGCCTGCTCACCGGCAATTGGTACAAGGCGGCTGAAATCAAGCTGCAGCATTTCGATTTGTGGAAGTACTTTGAGTTTGGTGCCTTCAGCGATGACGAAAGCGACCGCAACAAGCTGGTGCCGCATGCGCTGCGCCGGGTGCGGGAGCGATACCACTTTGTTCCCCGCAATCATGACGTTTATGTCATTGGCGACACCCCGCGCGACGTCGCGTGCGCCCGGCCGCATGGCGTCGTCGCCATCGCAGTGGCCACCGGCGACTACAGCCTCGAACAACTGCGCGCCGCGGAGCCTGATCATTTGTTTCAGGATTTCTCCCGGCCCGGGGAATTCCTGAAGATTTTTCTGGACGGGTAA
- a CDS encoding TAT-variant-translocated molybdopterin oxidoreductase — translation MMDTPHLDLEEIRRRLNGKQGRHYWRSLEELAETPAFQQFVENEFAPGVVDYSNAVSRRNFLKFMGASLALAGLNACTRQPVEKIFPYVQPPEQLVPGNPVYFATAMVQRGFARGLLAESHMGRPTKVEGNPEHPASLGATDIFAQASVLTLYDPDRAQVVTRTGRVSTWDAFLSDFNLKLEAQRQKQGAGLRVLTETVTSPTLADQLQRLHAAFPAAKWHQYEPTSRDQARAGAALAFGEVVETHYRFDRAAVILALDADFLIDHPNSVRYARDFSRQRRVVDGEMKMNRLYMIESTPTLTGSMADHRLALPPAALEHFSRAVAAECGVGGKPAGISRAHEKWIKAIAEDLKAHRGAGLVIAGDTQPPVVHLLAHALNHALGNAGNTVVYTAPVEAEPVEQMASLRELVADMKAGAVEVLVILGGNPVFTAPADLDFAGALAKVGMRVQLSLYEDETAAFCHWHIPESHYLEAWSDCRAFDGTVTILQPLIAPLYNSKSAHEILAVMLGQSGLSSYEVVREYWQRHHNTPDFETFWQVSVHDGVVANTALPLKSVNFTGQVPPPAEPLASPGLAICFRPDPSVGDGRFANNGWLQELPKPLTKLTWDNAALLSPATAQRLKLQNEDVVELHYQGRTVKAPVWIMPGHPEETVTVHFGYGRTRGGQLANGTGFNAYALRTSAAPWFGHGLEIRKTGDRYRLATSQMHHSMENRHLVRVGTLAEFVAHPEFVHEMGHEPPPEMSLYPEHKYDGNSWGMVIDLNACLGCNACTIACQAENNIAVVGKEQVLIGREMHWIRVDRYYEGDLDHPDTYHQPVPCMHCEKAPCEPVCPVGATVHSSEGLNDMVYNRCVGTRYCANNCPYKVRRFNFLLYSDFETPILKLQRNPDVTVRSRGVMEKCTYCVQRINAARIEAKKEDRAIADGEILTACQQVCPAQAISFGNLNDPNSRVAKLKQSPLNYGLLAELNTRPRTTYLARLRNPNPALQEEGSPA, via the coding sequence ATGATGGACACGCCTCACCTCGATTTGGAGGAAATCCGCCGGCGTTTGAACGGCAAACAGGGCAGACACTATTGGCGCAGCCTGGAAGAGCTGGCTGAGACGCCGGCCTTTCAGCAGTTCGTGGAGAATGAATTCGCGCCCGGCGTGGTGGATTACTCCAACGCGGTCAGTCGCCGTAATTTTCTCAAGTTCATGGGCGCTTCGCTGGCGCTCGCCGGTTTGAATGCGTGCACACGCCAGCCGGTGGAGAAGATCTTTCCCTATGTACAGCCGCCCGAACAACTGGTGCCCGGCAACCCGGTCTACTTTGCCACGGCCATGGTGCAGCGCGGTTTTGCGCGGGGTCTGTTGGCGGAGAGCCACATGGGCCGGCCCACCAAAGTCGAAGGCAATCCCGAGCATCCGGCCAGCCTGGGCGCCACGGACATCTTCGCGCAGGCCTCGGTGCTCACGCTTTATGATCCCGACCGGGCGCAGGTGGTCACGCGCACCGGCCGGGTCAGCACCTGGGACGCTTTTCTCTCCGATTTCAACCTCAAACTGGAGGCGCAGCGTCAAAAGCAGGGTGCGGGCTTGCGCGTGCTTACCGAGACTGTCACTTCGCCCACGCTGGCGGACCAATTGCAACGTCTGCACGCGGCTTTCCCGGCGGCGAAATGGCATCAATACGAACCCACCAGTCGCGATCAGGCGCGCGCCGGTGCCGCGCTGGCATTTGGGGAAGTGGTTGAGACGCATTACCGCTTTGATCGCGCCGCCGTGATTCTTGCCCTCGATGCCGATTTTCTCATCGATCATCCCAACAGTGTGCGTTACGCCCGTGATTTTTCCAGGCAGCGCCGCGTGGTTGACGGTGAAATGAAGATGAACCGGCTGTACATGATCGAAAGCACGCCGACCCTGACCGGCAGCATGGCGGATCATCGCCTGGCTCTGCCACCGGCAGCGCTCGAGCATTTCTCGCGGGCAGTGGCGGCAGAATGTGGGGTGGGCGGCAAACCGGCCGGAATCAGCCGCGCGCACGAGAAATGGATCAAAGCGATTGCCGAGGATTTGAAGGCTCATCGCGGAGCGGGGTTGGTAATCGCCGGCGATACCCAACCGCCGGTGGTGCATCTGCTGGCACATGCCCTCAATCACGCGCTGGGCAATGCCGGCAACACCGTCGTGTACACCGCGCCGGTGGAGGCGGAGCCGGTGGAGCAAATGGCGTCGCTGCGCGAACTGGTCGCTGACATGAAGGCCGGCGCCGTTGAAGTGCTGGTGATCCTGGGTGGCAACCCCGTGTTTACCGCGCCCGCCGATCTGGATTTCGCCGGCGCGCTTGCCAAAGTCGGCATGCGGGTGCAGCTCAGCCTGTATGAAGATGAAACCGCGGCGTTTTGCCACTGGCATATCCCCGAATCCCACTACCTCGAAGCGTGGAGTGACTGCCGTGCCTTCGACGGCACGGTGACCATCCTGCAGCCGCTGATTGCGCCACTGTACAACAGCAAATCGGCGCATGAGATACTGGCCGTCATGCTCGGCCAGAGCGGCTTGAGCAGTTATGAGGTGGTGCGGGAGTATTGGCAAAGGCATCATAATACACCGGACTTTGAAACCTTCTGGCAGGTGTCGGTGCATGACGGGGTGGTGGCCAATACCGCCCTGCCGCTGAAGTCAGTCAACTTTACCGGCCAGGTGCCGCCGCCCGCCGAACCGCTCGCCAGCCCGGGCCTCGCCATTTGCTTCCGGCCGGATCCCAGCGTGGGGGATGGCCGCTTCGCCAACAACGGTTGGTTGCAAGAACTACCGAAGCCGCTTACCAAGCTGACGTGGGATAATGCGGCGTTGCTCAGTCCGGCAACTGCACAGCGGCTGAAATTGCAGAATGAAGACGTTGTGGAACTGCATTATCAGGGCCGCACCGTGAAGGCGCCGGTGTGGATCATGCCCGGCCACCCCGAAGAAACCGTAACCGTTCACTTCGGCTATGGCCGCACCCGCGGCGGTCAGCTAGCCAACGGCACCGGCTTCAACGCCTATGCCCTGCGCACCTCGGCCGCGCCCTGGTTTGGCCACGGTCTGGAAATCCGCAAAACCGGCGACCGCTACCGGCTGGCCACCAGCCAGATGCATCACAGCATGGAGAATCGCCATCTCGTGCGCGTGGGTACACTGGCGGAATTCGTGGCGCATCCGGAGTTTGTCCACGAGATGGGGCACGAACCGCCGCCGGAAATGTCGCTCTATCCCGAGCACAAATACGACGGCAACTCCTGGGGCATGGTGATCGATTTGAATGCCTGCCTGGGCTGCAACGCCTGCACCATCGCCTGCCAGGCGGAGAACAATATCGCCGTGGTCGGCAAGGAGCAGGTGTTGATCGGCCGTGAGATGCACTGGATTCGGGTGGACCGCTACTACGAAGGCGATCTCGATCATCCCGACACCTATCATCAGCCGGTGCCGTGCATGCACTGTGAAAAGGCGCCCTGCGAGCCGGTGTGCCCGGTGGGCGCGACGGTGCACAGCTCCGAAGGCCTGAATGACATGGTCTACAACCGCTGCGTCGGGACACGCTACTGCGCCAACAACTGCCCCTACAAAGTGCGGCGCTTCAATTTCCTGCTCTATTCCGATTTCGAGACCCCGATTCTCAAACTGCAGCGCAACCCTGATGTCACGGTGCGCTCACGCGGGGTGATGGAAAAATGCACCTACTGCGTGCAACGCATCAACGCGGCGCGCATCGAAGCCAAAAAGGAAGATCGCGCCATCGCTGACGGCGAAATTCTCACCGCCTGCCAGCAGGTGTGTCCGGCGCAGGCGATCAGCTTCGGCAATCTCAATGACCCGAACAGCCGCGTGGCCAAACTGAAACAAAGCCCGCTCAACTACGGCCTGCTCGCCGAGTTGAACACCCGGCCGCGCACCACCTATCTCGCGCGGCTGCGCAATCCCAATCCGGCCTTACAGGAGGAAGGCAGCCCGGCGTGA